In Notolabrus celidotus isolate fNotCel1 chromosome 22, fNotCel1.pri, whole genome shotgun sequence, the genomic stretch GCGAAGTTTCAATCTAGGCTCGCCTATTTCTGCCGAGTCATTCCCCACACCTGCCTCCCTCTCTGGCCTGGACCACCTCCTTTACGCACCGGTCGACCTGAAAATCGGCACCAGCAACAGCAGTCGCAGCGGGACCACCAGCAGCCTCCCGGCACCGAGCAACCGGGTCGTTACCAAAAGACCCGCAGCTGACGGCACAGAGCGCAAATCTAAACCCGCACCCAAGAAGCCCAAAGCcatcagaaaactaaacttTGAAGACGAAATGACTACTTCTCCTGTGCTGGGTCTCAAAATCAAAGAGGGGCCCGTGGAGATGAAGCCGAGGGCGCAGACCTCCGGGGGAAACAAGCCCTTAGGGGAGTTTGTGTGTCAGCTGTGCAAGGAGGCGTATGCTGATCCCTTCTCTCTGGCTCAGCACAAGTGCTCCCGCATAGTCAGGGTCGAGTACCGGTGTCCTGAGTGTGACAAGATGTTCAGCTGCCCGGCAAACCTCGCCTCTCACCGTCGTTGGCACAAACCCCGGAACACCGGCGCACCTGCGATGTCCACCGCACAGGGCATCAAACCTGAAACGGCCAAAATGCCAACCCTAAGTGTCAAATCAGTCTCTGACGAAGCCAAAGACATGAGTGACAGAGACACCCCGAGTCCAGGTCTGTCCGAGTCGGGCTCTGAAGATGGTTCCTATGATTGCCAGTTCTGTGGGAAGAGGTTTAAGCGACAGGCATACCTAAGAAAACACATCATGGGACACCAGGTCCTGCAAAAGAAAGTGCTGGAGGAGCACGGGTTTCAAACCAGCGACAGGGCGGCAGAGCAGCCCTTggcctcatcctcatcatccttctcctcctcctcctcctcctcttcctcctcctcctcttcagcatCATCATCCTCAGAGGAAGCCTCGAACCAAAGCCCTCTCAATCTGAGCCCGGTGGACTGCCT encodes the following:
- the insm1b gene encoding insulinoma-associated protein 1b is translated as MPKGFLVKRNKKSTHVSYRTRLDEDDHQEHPTPAALPYHTDPSPPMSVASSPDRAAASPDLTAAQASVPRLEKPAQFGNPEAACQALYSPTRPISKEHDRGYFERSFNLGSPISAESFPTPASLSGLDHLLYAPVDLKIGTSNSSRSGTTSSLPAPSNRVVTKRPAADGTERKSKPAPKKPKAIRKLNFEDEMTTSPVLGLKIKEGPVEMKPRAQTSGGNKPLGEFVCQLCKEAYADPFSLAQHKCSRIVRVEYRCPECDKMFSCPANLASHRRWHKPRNTGAPAMSTAQGIKPETAKMPTLSVKSVSDEAKDMSDRDTPSPGLSESGSEDGSYDCQFCGKRFKRQAYLRKHIMGHQVLQKKVLEEHGFQTSDRAAEQPLASSSSSFSSSSSSSSSSSSSASSSSEEASNQSPLNLSPVDCLLCPVCGESFTSRAGQERHLRLMHSSQIYPCKYCPATLYSSPGLTRHINKCHPSENRQVILLQMPVRPAC